From the genome of Parazoarcus communis, one region includes:
- the cyoE gene encoding heme o synthase, whose protein sequence is MKTLTLGHALGSGRLRAFYVLTKPRVNALIVFCAVIGMFLAVPDGLPSAATVFAATIGIACVAGAAAAMNCLIEQGIDARMARTRARPLPRGELAPREVAGFAAVLGGSGLFVLHQAVNPLTMWLTLATFVGYAVVYTVFLKPRTPQNIVIGGASGAMPPVLGWAAVTGDVSGDALLLFLIIFAWTPPHFWALALYRTADYARAGLPMLPVTHGSEYTRLSVLLYTLILFGVTLLPFATQMSGLIYLASAVALGARFIHYAWRLYRDYSDALARRTFRFSILYLSLLFAALLADHYLRF, encoded by the coding sequence ATGAAAACCCTCACCCTGGGGCATGCACTCGGCAGTGGCCGGCTTCGTGCCTTCTACGTGCTGACCAAGCCACGCGTCAATGCGCTGATCGTCTTCTGTGCCGTGATCGGCATGTTCCTCGCCGTTCCGGACGGTTTGCCATCCGCCGCGACGGTGTTTGCCGCAACCATCGGGATCGCATGTGTTGCGGGCGCTGCGGCCGCGATGAACTGTCTGATCGAGCAGGGGATCGATGCGCGAATGGCACGCACGCGGGCGCGCCCACTGCCGCGTGGCGAGCTGGCGCCGCGCGAGGTCGCCGGCTTTGCGGCGGTGCTCGGAGGCAGCGGGCTGTTCGTGCTGCATCAGGCGGTGAATCCGCTCACCATGTGGCTCACCCTCGCCACGTTTGTCGGCTACGCCGTGGTCTACACGGTGTTTCTGAAGCCCAGAACCCCGCAGAACATCGTGATCGGCGGGGCCTCGGGTGCGATGCCGCCGGTACTTGGCTGGGCCGCCGTCACCGGCGACGTGAGTGGGGACGCGCTCCTGCTCTTTCTGATCATCTTCGCGTGGACGCCGCCGCATTTCTGGGCGCTGGCGCTCTATCGCACGGCCGACTATGCGCGCGCCGGCCTGCCGATGTTGCCGGTCACCCACGGGTCGGAGTACACCCGGCTGTCGGTGCTGCTGTACACGCTGATCCTGTTCGGCGTCACCTTGCTGCCTTTTGCCACGCAGATGAGCGGGCTGATCTATCTGGCCTCGGCCGTTGCGCTCGGCGCCCGTTTCATCCATTACGCATGGCGCCTGTATCGCGATTACAGCGACGCACTGGCACGCAGGACTTTCCGCTTCTCCATCCTGTATCTATCATTGCTCTTCGCCGCGTTGCTTGCGGACCACTATCTTCGCTTCTGA
- a CDS encoding autotransporter outer membrane beta-barrel domain-containing protein produces the protein MLLPLTASAGHLFTQASSNTPVALNSGQGIQITQLTFENNCGGSCNGDVSVNFSGGATATAWSAGDAIQLTIGSWTQTFTYDGMVAAGGSQDGSYFSINSTSLAAAGISPTGQATWTVIATAGQFTFEGYRIYTVGGTAGDTYNGTGAGPINQTQVVSASQLGGSGGFVPVAEQGEKDVARVLDALNGTSTGQMGAVIAAISSMTPDSQRLAMKLISPESSVVLGGAALSTSSSALDTVQVRLDALRTGVGVQSGFRTAHNAHAGDHQEGMSSGDEALNRSFWLKAFGSKSKVGAKSGFAGSESDVYGMMAGFDTQMSNGWLLGGAFSYAKTDVDMNDFRSGDAADISSYQLTGYFGRSFERWYIDGMVAYAYQDYSTKRNTHLTGVAKGDFDGQLYGMRVIAGMPFALSDKLRLTPLLGFETFRVEQGGYTESGAGVLSLAVKSDDVSRLRSLLGVELSSSMKLADSSVLSPAVKLLWRHEFENDGATANSAFVGGGGQFETTGQKAIRDVYALSGRLNWEMSDRFELALELGAEAGEKYQSLNGQVFGRWRF, from the coding sequence ATGCTGCTGCCCTTGACCGCGAGTGCGGGTCACCTGTTTACACAGGCAAGTTCGAACACCCCCGTTGCGTTGAACAGCGGGCAGGGTATCCAGATTACGCAGCTCACGTTTGAGAATAACTGCGGTGGCTCGTGTAATGGCGATGTCAGTGTCAATTTCAGTGGCGGCGCGACCGCGACCGCGTGGTCTGCCGGTGATGCAATCCAGCTTACCATCGGGTCATGGACTCAGACCTTCACGTACGACGGCATGGTTGCCGCTGGGGGATCGCAGGACGGTTCCTATTTCAGTATCAACAGTACCAGCCTGGCTGCTGCGGGCATTTCGCCGACCGGACAGGCGACGTGGACAGTTATCGCCACCGCCGGTCAGTTTACGTTCGAAGGCTATCGCATCTATACGGTAGGTGGCACAGCAGGGGACACCTACAACGGCACGGGCGCAGGTCCCATCAACCAGACGCAGGTAGTGAGTGCATCGCAACTGGGCGGGAGCGGCGGTTTCGTGCCGGTGGCCGAGCAGGGCGAGAAGGATGTCGCACGGGTGCTCGATGCCCTCAATGGAACGTCGACAGGGCAGATGGGGGCCGTCATTGCGGCGATCTCGTCGATGACGCCCGATAGCCAGCGTCTGGCGATGAAGTTGATCTCTCCAGAAAGCAGTGTGGTGCTGGGCGGGGCCGCATTGAGCACTTCGTCGTCCGCGCTCGACACGGTTCAGGTGCGGCTTGATGCGCTACGCACCGGTGTCGGCGTCCAGTCCGGTTTCAGGACGGCGCACAACGCCCATGCGGGCGATCATCAGGAAGGCATGTCCTCCGGTGACGAAGCACTCAATCGCAGCTTCTGGCTGAAGGCGTTTGGCAGCAAGTCCAAGGTGGGTGCCAAGAGTGGCTTTGCCGGTTCGGAGAGCGATGTTTACGGCATGATGGCCGGATTCGATACGCAGATGAGCAACGGCTGGCTGCTGGGTGGCGCGTTCTCGTATGCCAAGACCGATGTCGACATGAACGATTTCCGCAGTGGTGATGCCGCGGACATTTCGTCCTATCAGTTGACGGGTTATTTTGGACGTTCGTTTGAACGCTGGTATATCGACGGTATGGTCGCGTATGCCTATCAGGATTACTCGACCAAGCGGAATACCCACCTGACCGGCGTTGCCAAGGGCGATTTCGACGGCCAGCTGTACGGTATGCGTGTGATCGCGGGCATGCCCTTTGCACTGAGCGACAAGCTTCGACTCACGCCGCTGCTCGGTTTCGAAACCTTTCGCGTAGAGCAGGGTGGCTATACCGAATCTGGCGCAGGCGTCCTTTCGCTGGCAGTGAAAAGCGATGATGTGAGTCGTTTGCGTTCGCTGCTGGGGGTCGAGCTGAGCTCCAGCATGAAGCTCGCGGACAGCAGTGTGCTGAGTCCGGCAGTCAAGCTGCTGTGGCGCCACGAGTTCGAGAACGACGGCGCGACGGCGAACAGCGCATTTGTTGGCGGTGGTGGCCAGTTCGAGACGACAGGCCAGAAGGCCATCCGCGACGTCTATGCATTGTCCGGGCGCTTGAACTGGGAAATGAGCGATCGTTTCGAGTTGGCACTTGAGCTCGGCGCGGAAGCAGGCGAGAAATATCAAAGTCTTAATGGCCAGGTGTTTGGTCGCTGGCGTTTCTGA
- a CDS encoding tetratricopeptide repeat protein → MKKFSHFLLCLLLASGMSTSAVADFKAGSDAASKGDFATAQKEWQTAATAGNADAQFNLGALLLSGRAGKADIRNGVKWLEKASANGHTEASYALGMIYFNGSGNELKMDHQRAFKAFELAAAKGHPPSQFSAGMLLLNGQGMKHDPSAAVAWLTKAADQGYVMAQYNLGLFHAGQQGAKGKAFKWFLKAAEQGLPQAQHTVARMYMEGQGTPRDLAQAKSWFLRAADKGSVESQYGAGFLLYAGMGEQRNPAEALKWFERAAKNWDRNAQFRLGQMYLEGDGVAKNLTEAYKWLDLAASGGHEDAHYLRAAAGLQMPDADTERAHRLAQEWFDANHKTPHKHQDLKPHGH, encoded by the coding sequence ATGAAAAAGTTCAGCCATTTCCTGCTTTGCCTTCTGCTTGCGAGCGGAATGAGCACCTCGGCGGTCGCCGACTTCAAGGCTGGGTCGGACGCTGCAAGCAAGGGCGACTTCGCAACAGCACAAAAGGAGTGGCAAACCGCAGCGACCGCCGGAAATGCCGACGCTCAGTTCAATCTGGGCGCATTGCTTCTTTCAGGACGGGCAGGCAAGGCCGATATCAGGAATGGCGTGAAATGGCTAGAAAAAGCGAGCGCCAATGGGCACACGGAGGCCTCATACGCGTTGGGCATGATTTATTTCAACGGCTCGGGCAATGAGTTGAAGATGGATCACCAGCGCGCGTTCAAGGCTTTTGAGCTTGCAGCGGCAAAGGGGCACCCCCCCTCACAGTTCAGCGCCGGCATGCTGCTTCTCAATGGCCAGGGAATGAAACACGATCCGTCGGCTGCGGTCGCATGGCTGACCAAGGCAGCGGATCAGGGTTACGTCATGGCCCAATACAATCTGGGCTTGTTTCATGCAGGCCAGCAGGGCGCCAAGGGCAAAGCCTTCAAGTGGTTCCTCAAGGCCGCCGAACAGGGGCTCCCGCAGGCTCAGCACACTGTTGCACGCATGTATATGGAAGGTCAGGGTACCCCGCGCGATCTCGCGCAGGCCAAGTCGTGGTTTCTTCGCGCAGCAGACAAGGGAAGCGTCGAGTCTCAGTACGGCGCAGGATTTCTGCTGTATGCCGGGATGGGCGAACAGAGGAACCCTGCCGAGGCGCTCAAGTGGTTTGAACGCGCTGCGAAGAACTGGGACAGAAACGCGCAGTTCCGGCTGGGGCAGATGTACCTGGAAGGCGATGGCGTTGCGAAGAACCTGACTGAAGCATACAAATGGCTGGACCTGGCCGCCTCTGGCGGACATGAAGACGCCCACTACCTCCGGGCCGCGGCCGGCCTCCAGATGCCGGACGCTGACACTGAACGCGCTCACCGACTGGCTCAGGAATGGTTCGATGCCAATCACAAGACCCCGCACAAGCATCAGGACCTGAAGCCCCACGGCCACTGA
- a CDS encoding COX15/CtaA family protein: MNAYRRLIFAALMLTAVVVVFGAYVRLADAGLGCPDWPGCYGKITPHHAAEDILGAHAADPHGPVSLPKAWKEMVHRYLAASLGLMIIGIAVLAWRHRSHKGAAPWVATLLVGVVIFQGLLGKWTVTLLLKPAIVTGHLLGGLTTLALLTWLAARVAGARREVVPPRLLWAARAGLLVLAVQVALGGWTSTNYAALACTDFPTCHGSLWPVADYANAFHVVRELGMTADGELLSLSALTAIHWSHRLGALVAGGVLLMLGWALARRVPTAGAGVALIAAVLMQICLGVANVALSLPLPLAAMHNAGAAVLVGLMVWINFRLQARGIARPAPAGLGRLLPLSPRSQRRA, encoded by the coding sequence ATGAACGCATATCGCCGCCTCATCTTCGCGGCGCTGATGCTGACTGCGGTGGTTGTGGTGTTCGGCGCCTACGTGCGTCTGGCCGATGCCGGCCTCGGGTGTCCGGACTGGCCCGGCTGCTACGGCAAGATCACGCCTCACCATGCGGCGGAAGACATCCTGGGGGCACACGCCGCCGATCCCCATGGGCCGGTGAGTCTGCCCAAGGCATGGAAGGAAATGGTGCATCGCTATCTGGCGGCAAGTCTCGGCCTGATGATCATCGGCATTGCGGTGCTGGCGTGGCGACACCGCAGTCACAAGGGCGCCGCACCGTGGGTGGCGACGCTGCTGGTGGGGGTGGTGATCTTTCAGGGCCTGCTCGGGAAGTGGACGGTGACCCTGCTGCTCAAGCCCGCCATCGTCACCGGCCATCTGCTGGGTGGGCTGACGACGCTGGCTCTGTTGACGTGGCTTGCCGCACGGGTTGCCGGCGCGCGGCGCGAGGTCGTGCCGCCCCGGCTTCTGTGGGCTGCCCGGGCCGGTTTGCTGGTGCTGGCCGTACAGGTTGCGCTGGGCGGCTGGACCAGCACCAATTACGCCGCGCTGGCGTGCACCGATTTTCCGACCTGCCACGGCAGCCTGTGGCCCGTGGCCGACTATGCGAACGCCTTTCACGTCGTGCGTGAACTGGGGATGACGGCAGATGGCGAGCTGCTCTCACTGTCCGCACTGACCGCCATTCACTGGTCGCACCGCCTGGGGGCGCTGGTTGCCGGCGGGGTGTTGCTGATGCTGGGCTGGGCGCTGGCGCGGCGGGTGCCTACTGCGGGCGCAGGCGTAGCGCTGATTGCTGCGGTGCTGATGCAGATCTGTCTCGGTGTCGCCAACGTCGCGCTTTCACTGCCCCTGCCGCTGGCGGCGATGCACAACGCCGGCGCCGCAGTGCTGGTGGGTTTGATGGTGTGGATCAACTTCCGTCTGCAGGCCCGCGGGATCGCGCGGCCGGCGCCGGCCGGGCTCGGGCGTCTGCTGCCGCTTTCGCCGCGTTCGCAGCGCCGGGCCTGA
- a CDS encoding SCO family protein produces the protein MLRSLIVAATVLLVGACAEPPPSFHATDITGADYGKTLALDDHNGTPRTLADFSGKVVTIFFGYTQCPDVCPTNLSTMSEVMRKLGPEADKVQVLFVTVDPERDTAELLAQYVPVFDKRFLGLVGDLDATAAVAKDFRVFYRKSGDTEGGNYTVDHSAGTYVFDPSGKLRLYVKHGETADNISEDIGRLLAGR, from the coding sequence ATGCTTCGTTCCCTGATTGTGGCAGCCACCGTGCTGCTGGTCGGCGCATGCGCCGAGCCCCCGCCTTCGTTTCATGCTACCGACATTACTGGTGCCGATTACGGCAAGACGCTTGCGCTAGACGACCACAACGGCACGCCTCGAACGCTGGCCGATTTCAGCGGCAAGGTGGTGACGATCTTCTTTGGCTACACGCAGTGTCCGGATGTGTGTCCGACCAATCTGTCGACCATGAGCGAGGTGATGCGCAAGCTTGGCCCGGAGGCGGACAAGGTGCAGGTGCTGTTCGTCACCGTCGACCCCGAACGCGACACGGCAGAGCTGCTCGCGCAGTATGTGCCGGTGTTCGACAAGCGCTTCCTGGGGCTGGTGGGCGATCTCGATGCCACCGCGGCGGTGGCGAAGGATTTCCGCGTGTTCTATCGCAAGAGTGGCGATACCGAGGGTGGCAACTACACGGTCGACCATTCGGCCGGGACCTATGTCTTCGACCCGTCAGGCAAGTTGCGGCTGTATGTGAAGCACGGCGAAACCGCAGACAACATCAGCGAAGACATCGGCAGGCTGCTCGCCGGACGCTGA
- a CDS encoding DUF2970 domain-containing protein, translating into MSGQQPRAGFIGTVKAVLWSFVGIRKRKDYHDDASSLDPKAVIVAGVLGGLIFVLTIVAVVNWVVS; encoded by the coding sequence ATGAGCGGTCAGCAGCCGCGTGCCGGCTTCATCGGCACCGTGAAGGCGGTCCTGTGGTCCTTCGTGGGCATTCGCAAGCGCAAGGACTACCACGACGACGCGTCGTCGCTGGACCCGAAGGCGGTGATCGTCGCCGGCGTGCTGGGCGGCCTGATTTTCGTGCTCACCATCGTGGCGGTGGTGAATTGGGTGGTGAGCTAG
- a CDS encoding SURF1 family protein, with product MKRQLLRILPLLAGVALMVLTVQLGNWQQRRAAEKEVLQARIDVLLQAPARPLRADAATLEEWQPVKLSGVWLKDATRLIDNRTHQGQAGYHVLTPLLLSDGSGAVLVNRGWVAVGDRRQLPQVPTPAGEQQLEGVLRLPERAPFMLAADSGGAAAPVWQQVDPGRHAALVAPALLAAWVLQQRSPAADGLVRDWPQPAAGIDRHHAYAFQWYALAGLAGCLSAWSAWRLITRRSDDDRSTRLARG from the coding sequence ATGAAGCGCCAGCTGCTGCGAATCCTGCCCCTGCTTGCCGGCGTGGCGCTGATGGTGCTCACCGTGCAACTGGGCAATTGGCAGCAGCGCCGTGCCGCAGAGAAGGAAGTGCTGCAGGCGCGCATCGATGTCCTCCTGCAGGCACCGGCGCGGCCGCTGCGCGCGGATGCCGCGACGCTGGAGGAATGGCAGCCGGTGAAGCTTTCGGGCGTGTGGCTCAAGGATGCCACGCGGCTGATCGACAACCGCACGCATCAGGGCCAGGCTGGCTATCACGTGCTGACGCCCTTGCTGCTGAGCGACGGCTCGGGGGCGGTCCTGGTGAACCGCGGCTGGGTGGCCGTGGGCGACCGCCGGCAGTTGCCCCAGGTGCCGACGCCGGCAGGCGAACAGCAGCTCGAAGGCGTGCTCAGGTTGCCCGAGCGCGCGCCGTTCATGCTTGCGGCCGACAGTGGCGGGGCGGCGGCGCCGGTATGGCAGCAGGTCGACCCGGGCCGCCATGCAGCGCTGGTCGCACCTGCCCTGCTGGCCGCGTGGGTGCTGCAGCAGCGCTCGCCGGCTGCCGACGGACTGGTGCGCGACTGGCCGCAGCCGGCCGCTGGCATCGATCGCCACCATGCCTATGCATTTCAGTGGTACGCCCTGGCCGGCCTCGCCGGCTGCCTGAGCGCCTGGTCCGCCTGGCGCCTGATTACACGGAGATCCGATGACGACCGCTCAACTCGACTCGCCCGTGGCTGA
- a CDS encoding gluconate 2-dehydrogenase subunit 3 family protein, translating into MNVHNSRRRFLRHGVRAAVFFGTLTRMVPLRAAGGAAQRRGKLLAAFVDTLIPMDLTPSASQLKLDRRLVAHAARIVNYPQLLELGAQWLDAQASAQYGLAFEALRPEQRDRIVAQAEASPRNGIPKMFFDRVLADLMSFYYAEPASWVGMGFESPPQPRGYPDYTLAPARRANGQAGV; encoded by the coding sequence ATGAATGTGCACAACAGCAGGCGCCGGTTCCTCAGGCATGGGGTGCGGGCTGCGGTATTTTTCGGGACGCTGACGCGCATGGTGCCTTTGCGTGCTGCCGGGGGGGCGGCTCAAAGGCGGGGAAAACTGCTTGCTGCCTTTGTGGATACCTTGATTCCAATGGACTTGACGCCTTCAGCCTCACAGTTGAAGCTTGATCGGCGCCTCGTTGCGCATGCGGCCAGGATTGTGAACTATCCGCAGTTGCTGGAGCTCGGAGCACAGTGGCTCGATGCCCAGGCGTCCGCGCAATACGGACTGGCGTTCGAAGCCTTGCGGCCGGAGCAGCGCGATCGTATCGTGGCGCAGGCTGAGGCAAGCCCCAGGAACGGCATTCCGAAGATGTTTTTCGACCGAGTGCTGGCAGATCTGATGAGCTTCTATTACGCAGAGCCGGCAAGTTGGGTTGGAATGGGTTTTGAATCGCCGCCTCAGCCCAGGGGATATCCCGATTACACGCTCGCACCGGCAAGGAGGGCGAATGGCCAAGCGGGTGTATGA
- the rpoH gene encoding RNA polymerase sigma factor RpoH, translated as MSQALSFPVPSATGSIDQYIQSVNRLPMLTEQEEVSLATRLRDEGDVEAARELVMSHLRVVVSIARGYLGYGLPHADLIQEGNIGLMKAVKRFDPARGVRLVSFAIHWIKAEIHEYIVKNWRLVKIATTKAQRKLFFNLRSLKKDTSTLNPGEVQTIATHLGVKPEEVVEMETRLGGREVPLDGSNDDDDERFAPIAYLPDPHAEPSEALEQAENARLQDEGLRDALGSLDDRSRAIVQRRWLTEGDSATLHELAAEYGVSAERIRQIEAKAMQKMRGLLAETV; from the coding sequence ATGTCACAAGCTTTGTCGTTTCCCGTACCGTCAGCCACAGGCAGCATCGACCAGTACATCCAGTCGGTGAATCGCCTTCCGATGCTCACCGAGCAGGAAGAGGTGAGCCTGGCGACCCGGTTGCGCGACGAGGGTGATGTCGAAGCAGCCCGTGAGCTCGTCATGTCACACCTGCGCGTGGTTGTTTCCATCGCTCGCGGCTATCTGGGCTATGGCCTGCCGCATGCCGACCTCATCCAGGAAGGCAACATCGGTCTGATGAAGGCCGTCAAGCGCTTCGACCCTGCACGCGGCGTGCGTCTGGTGTCGTTCGCGATCCACTGGATCAAGGCCGAGATTCACGAGTACATCGTGAAGAACTGGCGTCTGGTCAAGATCGCCACCACCAAGGCGCAGCGCAAGCTGTTCTTCAACCTGCGCAGCCTGAAGAAGGACACCAGCACGCTGAACCCGGGTGAGGTGCAGACGATCGCCACGCACCTTGGCGTCAAGCCCGAAGAAGTGGTGGAAATGGAAACCCGTCTTGGCGGACGTGAAGTGCCGCTCGATGGCAGCAATGACGACGATGACGAGCGTTTCGCGCCGATTGCCTATCTGCCCGACCCGCACGCCGAGCCGTCCGAAGCCCTTGAACAGGCCGAAAACGCGCGTCTTCAGGACGAAGGACTGCGCGATGCGCTGGGTTCGCTCGATGATCGCAGCCGCGCCATCGTCCAGCGTCGCTGGCTGACCGAAGGCGACAGCGCGACCCTGCACGAACTCGCTGCAGAGTACGGCGTGTCTGCCGAACGAATCCGCCAGATCGAAGCCAAGGCCATGCAGAAGATGCGCGGACTGCTCGCCGAAACGGTCTGA
- a CDS encoding cytochrome c oxidase subunit 3 codes for MTEALERYFVPEPSKFPIIGAIALLLFGSGAAMWLNKVGAGPWIFFGGIAILIYMLFGWFGQVVRESESGLYGKNVDKSFRWSMGWFIFSEVMFFAAFFGALFYVRVLALPSLATGDNEALLWEGFTGAWPSSGPRAGDAFTPMGAWGIPAINTLILLTSGATLTWAHYGLLKGARGQLKLGLLATVVLGAIFLSLQIYEYTHAYSELNLRLDSGIYGSTFYLLTGFHGLHVTVGAIMLTVMLFRAIAGHFSAEHHFAFEAAAWYWHFVDVVWLFLFVVVYWL; via the coding sequence ATGACCGAAGCACTGGAACGCTATTTCGTACCCGAGCCGTCGAAGTTTCCGATCATTGGCGCGATCGCGCTGCTCCTGTTCGGCAGTGGTGCAGCGATGTGGCTGAACAAGGTCGGCGCCGGTCCCTGGATCTTCTTCGGTGGCATCGCCATCCTGATCTACATGCTCTTCGGCTGGTTCGGCCAGGTGGTGCGCGAATCCGAGAGCGGGCTCTACGGCAAGAATGTGGACAAGTCCTTCCGCTGGTCGATGGGCTGGTTCATCTTTTCCGAGGTGATGTTCTTCGCCGCCTTCTTCGGCGCACTGTTCTACGTGCGGGTGCTTGCCCTGCCGTCTCTGGCCACCGGAGACAATGAGGCGCTGCTGTGGGAGGGCTTTACCGGCGCCTGGCCGAGCAGCGGGCCGCGTGCAGGAGATGCCTTCACGCCGATGGGCGCGTGGGGCATCCCCGCAATCAACACCCTGATCCTGCTGACTTCAGGGGCAACCCTGACGTGGGCGCACTATGGCCTGCTCAAGGGCGCGCGCGGACAGCTCAAGCTCGGCCTGCTGGCGACCGTGGTGCTGGGGGCGATCTTCCTGTCGCTGCAGATCTACGAATATACCCACGCCTACTCCGAGCTCAATCTGCGTCTCGACAGCGGCATCTACGGTTCGACCTTCTACCTGCTCACCGGCTTTCACGGCCTGCATGTGACGGTGGGCGCGATCATGCTGACGGTGATGCTGTTTCGCGCGATCGCGGGGCATTTCAGTGCCGAGCATCATTTCGCGTTCGAGGCCGCGGCCTGGTACTGGCACTTCGTTGACGTGGTGTGGCTCTTCCTCTTCGTCGTCGTGTACTGGCTGTGA
- a CDS encoding GMC family oxidoreductase codes for MAKRVYDTVIVGSGAGGGAAAWALTRKGLRVLILEAGPRYDPFKDYKASTRDWEEGFPVKAGSQGRYTYGEMQALSGQWSQLRSWNHVSGLLNPGDRRASFGYHHVRAVGGSSLHFTGEAHRLNQQSMRLHSRFGVGADWPLSYQDLEPHYLEAERFVGVAGPAADPYRPRSAPLPYEAHPFAYSTRFLQKGFAAKGMQLVANPLAVLPEARENRPACNYCGCCLKGCPRTDKGTIDVTYLRAAEASGLCDIRTDTTVVRIETGAEGKVVGVHYRDRNGAGFVETPKLVLAAGAIETPRLLLASKDMRSPKGLANESGQVGRNFMETLLWTSNALCPENLGSHRGLPVDSICWTYNAPDSIPGVVGGCRFSPSVAESDLLGPINYAKRVVKGWGRAHKQAMRTSFGRVLSLSGICESLPHPESYVALDPSVKDSTGVAVARIHSHVDDMAMKRIAFMAKTCREILKASGAGPIFEEFSSYDIFSSTHVFGTCRMGTDPRNSVVDAWCRSHRWNNLYIVDASVFPSTGGGESPGLTIQALALRAMGAMAPAT; via the coding sequence ATGGCCAAGCGGGTGTATGACACTGTGATCGTCGGCTCGGGGGCGGGCGGCGGTGCAGCGGCATGGGCACTGACCCGCAAGGGCTTGAGGGTGCTGATCCTTGAGGCTGGGCCGCGTTATGACCCTTTCAAGGATTACAAGGCGAGCACACGGGACTGGGAGGAGGGCTTCCCGGTCAAGGCGGGCAGCCAGGGGCGGTATACCTACGGTGAAATGCAGGCCTTGTCCGGGCAGTGGTCTCAGCTCCGGTCATGGAACCATGTATCCGGTCTGCTCAATCCGGGTGACAGGCGCGCTTCCTTCGGCTATCACCACGTGAGGGCCGTGGGGGGGAGCTCACTGCACTTTACCGGTGAGGCGCACCGCCTGAATCAGCAGTCCATGCGCTTGCACAGTCGCTTCGGGGTCGGCGCCGACTGGCCTCTGTCCTATCAGGACCTTGAACCGCACTACCTGGAGGCCGAGCGGTTTGTCGGGGTCGCTGGCCCAGCGGCAGATCCCTATCGGCCTCGCTCGGCCCCGCTCCCCTACGAAGCACACCCATTTGCCTACAGCACCCGCTTCCTGCAGAAAGGTTTTGCGGCCAAGGGTATGCAGTTGGTGGCGAACCCGCTCGCCGTGCTCCCGGAGGCACGCGAAAATCGCCCTGCCTGCAATTATTGTGGTTGCTGCCTCAAGGGTTGCCCGAGAACGGACAAAGGTACGATCGACGTGACTTACCTGAGGGCGGCCGAAGCCAGCGGCTTGTGCGATATCCGCACGGATACCACGGTCGTGCGGATCGAGACCGGTGCGGAAGGGAAGGTCGTGGGAGTTCATTACCGTGATCGCAATGGCGCCGGGTTCGTTGAAACGCCGAAACTCGTGCTCGCCGCCGGTGCCATCGAAACCCCGCGGCTGTTGCTTGCCTCAAAAGACATGCGCTCGCCCAAGGGGCTCGCCAACGAGTCCGGACAGGTCGGGCGGAATTTCATGGAGACACTGCTCTGGACCAGCAATGCGCTGTGTCCGGAGAACCTTGGCAGCCATCGCGGTTTGCCAGTAGATAGCATCTGCTGGACTTACAATGCTCCGGATTCGATTCCGGGTGTCGTTGGCGGATGTCGCTTCTCGCCCTCGGTTGCCGAGTCGGATCTCCTGGGGCCGATAAACTATGCGAAAAGAGTCGTGAAGGGTTGGGGGCGTGCGCACAAGCAGGCCATGAGGACGTCATTTGGGAGAGTGCTTTCCTTGTCCGGTATCTGCGAGAGTCTCCCTCACCCAGAGTCATATGTCGCACTCGACCCGTCGGTGAAGGATTCAACCGGCGTGGCCGTGGCACGCATTCACAGTCATGTCGACGACATGGCGATGAAGCGTATCGCCTTCATGGCCAAGACCTGCAGGGAGATTCTCAAGGCGTCCGGAGCCGGGCCGATATTCGAGGAGTTCAGCTCCTACGATATTTTCAGTTCGACGCATGTATTCGGTACTTGCCGCATGGGAACTGATCCGCGCAACTCGGTTGTCGATGCATGGTGCCGCAGCCATCGCTGGAACAATCTCTACATCGTCGACGCCAGCGTGTTTCCGAGCACGGGAGGCGGAGAGTCTCCCGGATTGACGATCCAGGCGCTGGCGCTGCGTGCGATGGGCGCCATGGCTCCGGCCACCTGA
- a CDS encoding twin transmembrane helix small protein — protein MRIVVIVFLVLILVSLGSALASMLREKGSSTRTARALAIRVGLSITLFLMLMAGFATGLIDGKL, from the coding sequence ATGCGTATCGTCGTAATCGTCTTCCTCGTCCTGATCCTCGTCAGCCTTGGCAGCGCGCTGGCTTCCATGTTGCGTGAAAAGGGCAGCAGCACTCGCACCGCGCGCGCACTGGCCATCCGGGTCGGGCTGTCGATTACCCTTTTCCTGATGCTGATGGCCGGATTCGCCACCGGCCTCATAGACGGCAAGCTCTGA